The Xanthomonas fragariae genome has a segment encoding these proteins:
- a CDS encoding valine--tRNA ligase yields MTQLASSYEPSSFESRLYAQWEAAGYFAPSGEGEPYTVLLPPPNVTGTLHMGHAFQQTLMDALVRYHRMRGFDTLWQVGTDHAGIATEMVVSRNLALGANGDTRDSLGREGFIAKVWEWKAESGDTIERQMRRLGTSSDWSRSTFTMDPQPSAAVNEAFVRWYEQGLIYRGQRLVNWDPVLKTAISDLEVENVEEDGFLWSIRYPLADGVSYEHVEHDADGVETLRETRDYLVVATTRPETMLGDTAVMVHPEDPRYATLHSARIVLPLTGRRVPVITDDYVDRAFGTGVVKVTPAHDFNDYAVWQRHQDEMASPINILTTDAKILGHSSFIDPSHQQEPGGNVKLLSPVKSIVSFDKFAGLDRYDARKAVLADLEELALLVETKPHKLQVPRGDRTGQVIEPYLTDQWFVKMDALAKRGLELVESGQIQFVPPNWINTYRHWMENIQDWCISRQLWWGHRIPAWYDDLEHRIFVGRSIEEVREKNGLAESYPLRREEDVLETWFSSQLWPFSTLGWPDANAMAERGFERYLPSSVLVTGFDIIFFWVARMIMATDSFTGQVPFRDVYITGLIRDAQGQKMSKSKGNVLDPLDIIDGISIEDLVAKRTSGLMQPRMAEKIEKATRKEFPDGIIAHGADALRFTIAALATHGRDIKFDLGRAEGYKNFCNKLWNATRFVLMNTEGARFVGVPQPRTEAEKWILTRLDKVTAETHAHYASYRFDLLAQSLYEFAWNAFCDWFVELAKPALNGHDIDAAASTRHTLLYALEALLRLLHPLTPFVTEELWQQVAPRLGINAATISLQTFPQAGDIDIGGYTTAEADVEWLKSMVSALRRVRSELNVPPSRQVRLLLQAGTADDRTRVARFASQLSFLLKLEAIDWLEAGQDAPSAAAIVGELTLLVPLEGLVDMDAERTRLDKEIKRVEGEIGKCNGKLGNATFVQNAPAVVVEQERARLNDWTTQLTGLREQRAKI; encoded by the coding sequence ATGACTCAACTCGCCTCCAGCTACGAACCCTCTTCCTTCGAATCGCGCTTGTACGCTCAGTGGGAGGCTGCCGGTTATTTCGCGCCGTCCGGTGAGGGTGAGCCCTACACGGTGCTACTGCCGCCGCCGAATGTGACCGGCACACTGCACATGGGCCACGCGTTTCAACAAACGCTGATGGATGCGTTGGTGCGTTATCACCGCATGCGCGGCTTCGACACGCTGTGGCAGGTGGGCACCGACCACGCGGGCATCGCCACCGAGATGGTGGTGTCGCGCAATCTGGCGCTGGGAGCCAATGGCGACACGCGCGATTCGCTAGGGCGCGAGGGCTTCATTGCCAAGGTGTGGGAGTGGAAGGCAGAATCCGGCGACACCATCGAGCGCCAGATGCGCCGTCTGGGCACCTCCAGCGATTGGTCGCGCAGTACCTTCACCATGGACCCGCAGCCGTCGGCCGCGGTCAACGAAGCGTTCGTGCGCTGGTACGAGCAGGGCCTGATCTATCGCGGCCAGCGCTTGGTCAACTGGGACCCGGTGCTGAAGACCGCCATCTCCGATCTGGAAGTGGAAAACGTCGAAGAAGACGGCTTTCTGTGGTCCATCCGCTATCCGCTGGCCGATGGCGTGAGCTACGAACACGTCGAGCACGATGCCGACGGCGTCGAGACCCTGCGCGAAACTCGCGATTATCTGGTGGTCGCCACCACGCGCCCGGAAACCATGCTGGGCGATACCGCGGTGATGGTGCATCCGGAAGACCCACGCTACGCCACGCTGCACAGCGCGCGCATTGTGCTGCCGCTGACCGGCCGCCGCGTGCCGGTGATCACCGACGATTATGTCGATCGCGCGTTCGGCACCGGCGTGGTCAAGGTCACGCCTGCGCATGACTTCAACGATTACGCGGTCTGGCAACGTCATCAAGATGAGATGGCATCACCCATCAATATTCTTACTACTGATGCAAAAATTCTTGGACACTCCAGCTTCATTGATCCTAGCCATCAACAAGAGCCGGGCGGTAACGTAAAGCTACTGAGTCCAGTCAAAAGTATTGTTTCCTTCGATAAATTCGCGGGATTGGATCGTTACGACGCACGAAAGGCAGTGCTCGCCGATCTTGAAGAGCTAGCGTTACTAGTTGAAACAAAACCTCACAAACTTCAGGTACCGCGCGGCGACCGCACCGGCCAAGTGATCGAGCCCTATCTCACCGACCAATGGTTCGTGAAGATGGACGCGCTGGCCAAGCGCGGGCTGGAGCTGGTCGAAAGCGGCCAGATCCAGTTCGTGCCGCCGAACTGGATCAACACCTATCGCCACTGGATGGAGAACATCCAGGATTGGTGCATCAGCCGCCAGCTATGGTGGGGCCATCGCATTCCAGCGTGGTACGACGATTTAGAGCATCGCATCTTCGTTGGCCGGTCCATTGAGGAAGTGCGGGAGAAAAACGGCCTCGCAGAAAGCTACCCGTTGCGCCGGGAAGAAGACGTGCTGGAAACCTGGTTTTCCTCGCAACTGTGGCCGTTCTCCACGCTGGGCTGGCCGGATGCGAACGCGATGGCCGAGCGTGGTTTCGAGCGCTATCTGCCGTCGTCGGTGCTGGTCACCGGCTTCGATATCATCTTCTTCTGGGTGGCGCGCATGATCATGGCCACCGACAGCTTCACCGGCCAGGTGCCGTTCCGCGATGTCTACATCACCGGCCTGATCCGCGATGCGCAGGGCCAGAAGATGTCCAAGTCCAAGGGCAACGTGCTCGATCCGCTGGACATCATCGACGGCATCAGCATCGAAGACCTGGTCGCCAAGCGCACCAGCGGGCTGATGCAGCCGCGCATGGCCGAGAAGATCGAAAAAGCCACGCGCAAGGAATTCCCGGACGGCATCATCGCGCACGGTGCGGACGCGCTGCGCTTCACCATCGCCGCGCTCGCCACGCACGGCCGCGACATCAAGTTCGATCTCGGCCGCGCCGAAGGCTACAAGAACTTCTGCAACAAGCTATGGAACGCCACGCGCTTTGTGCTGATGAACACCGAAGGCGCGCGCTTTGTCGGTGTCCCGCAGCCGCGCACCGAAGCGGAGAAGTGGATCCTGACACGACTGGACAAGGTCACTGCAGAAACGCATGCCCACTACGCCAGCTATCGCTTCGATCTGCTCGCGCAATCGCTGTACGAGTTCGCCTGGAATGCGTTTTGCGACTGGTTCGTCGAACTGGCAAAGCCTGCGCTCAATGGTCATGACATCGACGCTGCAGCCAGTACCCGACACACCCTGCTCTACGCGCTCGAAGCGCTGCTACGTCTGCTGCACCCGCTCACTCCTTTCGTCACCGAAGAATTGTGGCAGCAGGTTGCCCCGCGCCTGGGCATCAACGCCGCCACGATCTCGTTGCAGACGTTCCCACAGGCAGGCGATATCGACATCGGTGGCTACACCACGGCGGAAGCCGATGTCGAATGGTTAAAGTCGATGGTGTCGGCGCTACGCCGCGTGCGCAGCGAATTGAACGTGCCGCCGTCCAGGCAAGTGCGCCTGCTGCTGCAGGCAGGCACTGCCGACGATCGCACCCGTGTTGCCCGCTTCGCCTCGCAGCTATCGTTCCTGCTCAAGCTCGAAGCGATCGACTGGCTGGAGGCCGGCCAGGACGCACCGTCGGCCGCCGCCATCGTCGGTGAGCTCACGCTGCTGGTGCCGCTGGAGGGCCTGGTCGATATGGATGCCGAGCGCACGCGACTGGACAAGGAAATCAAGCGCGTGGAAGGCGAGATCGGCAAGTGCAACGGCAAACTCGGCAACGCCACCTTCGTGCAGAACGCACCGGCCGTGGTGGTCGAACAGGAACGCGCGCGCTTGAACGACTGGACCACCCAGTTGACTGGTTTGCGCGAGCAACGCGCCAAGATCTGA
- a CDS encoding DUF4276 family protein, with protein MHIEVLVEDSSGAKMIGMLLPKVIGTHADPHTWHIHEYKGIGKLPTGLSSSSDPAKRALLNQLPRIIRGYGRTPGIDAVVVVLDTDQRDCAAFLSELKAMLRSCNPAPKTIFRLAIEEMESWFLGDKQAIFSAYPRARRDILSGYQQDSICGTWELLADAVHPGGSATIIKAGWPLPGEIKHAWAEKICPKMDIEINQSPSFRKFRDGIRKLIEDIKCNGP; from the coding sequence ATGCATATTGAAGTTCTTGTGGAAGACAGCTCGGGGGCCAAAATGATTGGCATGCTGCTACCGAAGGTCATTGGTACGCATGCAGATCCACACACTTGGCACATTCATGAATATAAGGGAATTGGAAAACTACCCACTGGCCTTTCAAGCTCTTCTGATCCTGCCAAGCGAGCATTACTGAACCAGCTGCCTAGAATAATTCGCGGTTACGGCAGGACACCAGGCATTGATGCGGTCGTCGTCGTTCTGGATACCGATCAACGCGATTGCGCTGCATTTCTGTCCGAACTGAAGGCTATGCTGAGAAGCTGCAATCCTGCGCCGAAAACGATCTTTCGTCTTGCAATCGAGGAGATGGAATCTTGGTTTCTGGGTGACAAGCAAGCTATTTTTTCTGCGTATCCAAGAGCAAGAAGAGATATCCTTTCAGGCTATCAACAGGACAGCATCTGTGGAACTTGGGAACTATTGGCAGATGCAGTCCACCCTGGAGGATCCGCGACCATCATCAAAGCGGGATGGCCGTTGCCTGGCGAAATCAAGCATGCTTGGGCTGAAAAGATATGCCCAAAAATGGATATTGAAATCAATCAGTCCCCAAGCTTCCGCAAGTTCCGCGATGGGATACGTAAATTAATTGAAGATATAAAGTGCAATGGCCCTTGA
- a CDS encoding AAA family ATPase has protein sequence MALIEGFRVRNYRALRDITLGRLSAEQQGDPLTPFTVVIGKNGVGKSTLFDAFGFVADCLSKDVESACDDKQRGGFERMRSLGTEEPIRFDIYYREAIGERPITYELSINLDSSGRPFVESEVLKQRRKGQKHGRPYPFLRLHHGVGKVWAGEEAVETSSGEEDRAQEDVELTDLRQMGIATLGTLKEHPRIKRFRDFLKGWYLSYFHPDAARSMPSAGAQRHLDMHGDNIGNVVQYMEREHKERFKTILDRIAAKIPGVHSIKTTVTEDKRVLLQFNDGAFDDPFYAGQMSDGTLKIFAYLLLMEDPDPPPFICIEEPENGLYHRLLDSLARELRSHATGKKNAPQIFVTTHQPYFVDALSPKEVWILEKGKNGFSAIRRASDIELVRNLVEEGLPLGGLWYSDYLDTK, from the coding sequence ATGGCATTGATCGAAGGCTTCCGGGTCCGCAACTATCGCGCGCTGCGCGACATCACTCTTGGCCGGCTTTCTGCCGAGCAACAAGGAGATCCGCTCACTCCTTTCACCGTAGTGATTGGCAAAAATGGTGTAGGTAAAAGCACATTATTCGATGCTTTCGGTTTCGTCGCGGACTGCCTTTCAAAAGACGTTGAATCCGCTTGTGATGACAAGCAGCGCGGTGGTTTCGAACGTATGCGCTCGTTAGGGACTGAAGAACCAATCCGTTTCGACATCTACTATAGAGAAGCAATAGGCGAACGCCCTATCACCTATGAGCTTTCCATCAACCTGGACAGCAGCGGGAGGCCATTTGTTGAATCAGAAGTTCTCAAACAACGCCGCAAGGGGCAGAAGCATGGGCGACCGTATCCCTTCCTACGTCTGCATCATGGCGTTGGAAAGGTGTGGGCTGGCGAAGAAGCAGTCGAAACGTCCAGCGGCGAAGAAGATCGCGCACAGGAAGACGTTGAACTTACTGACCTGCGCCAAATGGGAATTGCAACTCTCGGTACGCTGAAAGAGCATCCACGCATCAAACGTTTCCGTGATTTTCTGAAAGGCTGGTACCTTTCATATTTTCATCCAGACGCTGCACGTTCAATGCCGTCGGCCGGCGCTCAACGACATCTAGATATGCACGGCGACAACATCGGAAACGTTGTCCAGTACATGGAGCGCGAGCACAAGGAACGCTTCAAGACCATCCTCGATCGCATCGCAGCCAAAATTCCTGGTGTGCACAGCATCAAAACAACAGTGACCGAAGACAAACGGGTACTTCTTCAATTCAACGATGGCGCATTCGACGATCCATTTTATGCAGGCCAGATGTCTGATGGCACGCTTAAGATATTCGCATATCTGTTATTGATGGAAGATCCTGACCCACCGCCCTTCATCTGCATCGAAGAGCCCGAAAACGGCCTTTACCACCGTCTACTCGACTCATTGGCACGGGAACTGCGCAGCCATGCAACAGGAAAGAAGAACGCGCCGCAGATCTTTGTAACTACTCATCAACCTTATTTTGTCGATGCGCTTTCCCCAAAGGAAGTTTGGATACTTGAGAAAGGAAAAAACGGGTTTTCGGCCATTCGCCGGGCATCCGATATCGAACTCGTGCGCAATCTGGTAGAAGAAGGACTACCCCTTGGCGGACTTTGGTATAGCGACTACTTGGATACAAAATAA
- a CDS encoding DNA polymerase III subunit chi — protein sequence MPRADFYLIAKPRFLDEPLRLVCELARKANDANLSTLILARDAAQAQALDDLLWAFDDEAYVPHQIAGTDEDDELTPVLIAAPEFTAPSRPLVINLRDDPYLGACDRVLEVVPADPAAREPLRERWKQYKARGLELTKYDM from the coding sequence ATGCCCCGTGCCGATTTCTACCTGATCGCCAAACCGCGCTTTCTCGACGAACCGCTGCGGCTGGTCTGCGAGCTGGCGCGCAAGGCCAACGACGCCAATCTGTCCACGTTGATCCTGGCGCGCGACGCAGCGCAGGCGCAGGCATTGGACGATTTGCTGTGGGCGTTCGACGACGAGGCCTATGTGCCGCACCAGATCGCCGGCACCGATGAGGATGACGAACTGACCCCGGTGCTGATCGCCGCGCCCGAGTTCACCGCCCCCTCGCGTCCGCTGGTGATCAACCTGCGCGACGACCCTTACCTGGGCGCCTGCGACCGCGTGCTGGAAGTCGTCCCCGCCGACCCCGCCGCCCGCGAACCGCTGCGCGAACGCTGGAAGCAGTACAAGGCCCGGGGCCTGGAACTCACGAAATACGACATGTAA
- a CDS encoding leucyl aminopeptidase codes for MALQFILNQDAPASTHVDCIVVGVFADKTLSPAAQALDSASQGRLTALVARGDVAGKTGSTTLLHDLPGVAAPRVLVVGLGEAGKFGVAPYLKAIGDATCALKTGAVGTALLTLTELPVKARDAAWNIRQAVIVSDHAAYRYTATLDKKKVDETGLTSLAIAGADARALAVGVATAEGVEFARELGNLPPNYCTPAYLAETAAAFAGQFPGAEAQILDEAQMDALGMGSLLSVARGSANRPRLIVLKWNGGGDARPYVLVGKGITFDTGGVNLKTQGGIEEMKYDMCGGANVIGTFVATVKAELPINLVVVVPAVENAIDGNAYRPSDVITSMSGKTIEVGNTDAEGRLILCDALTYAERFNPEALVDVATLTGACMVALGHQTAGLMSKHDDLANELLAAGEHVFDRAWRLPLWDEYQGLLDSTFADVYNIGGRWGGAITAGCFLSRFTENQRWAHLDIAGVASDEGKRGMATGRPVGLLTQWLLDRAAGGN; via the coding sequence ATGGCCCTGCAATTCATCCTGAACCAAGACGCGCCGGCAAGCACCCACGTCGACTGCATCGTAGTTGGCGTGTTCGCCGACAAGACCCTTTCGCCTGCTGCCCAGGCGCTGGACAGCGCCAGCCAGGGCCGTTTGACGGCATTGGTGGCACGCGGCGATGTGGCCGGCAAGACCGGCAGCACCACCCTGCTGCACGACCTGCCCGGCGTGGCCGCCCCGCGCGTGCTGGTGGTCGGCCTGGGCGAAGCCGGCAAATTTGGCGTGGCGCCCTACCTCAAGGCGATCGGCGATGCGACCTGTGCGCTGAAGACCGGCGCGGTCGGCACTGCCCTGCTCACCCTGACCGAACTCCCCGTCAAAGCCCGCGATGCCGCCTGGAACATCCGCCAGGCTGTGATCGTCAGCGACCACGCCGCCTACCGCTACACCGCCACGCTGGACAAGAAAAAAGTCGATGAGACCGGCCTGACCAGCCTGGCGATCGCCGGCGCCGACGCCCGCGCATTGGCCGTTGGCGTGGCCACCGCCGAGGGCGTGGAGTTCGCCCGCGAGCTGGGCAACCTGCCGCCGAACTACTGTACCCCGGCCTACCTGGCAGAGACTGCCGCCGCGTTCGCCGGCCAATTCCCCGGCGCCGAAGCGCAGATCCTGGACGAGGCGCAGATGGACGCACTGGGCATGGGCTCGCTGCTGTCGGTGGCGCGTGGTTCGGCTAACCGCCCGCGCCTGATCGTGCTGAAGTGGAACGGCGGCGGTGACGCCCGCCCGTACGTGCTGGTCGGCAAGGGCATTACCTTCGATACCGGCGGCGTCAACCTCAAGACGCAGGGTGGCATCGAGGAAATGAAGTACGACATGTGCGGCGGCGCCAACGTCATCGGCACCTTCGTGGCCACGGTCAAGGCCGAGCTGCCGATCAATCTGGTGGTGGTGGTGCCGGCGGTGGAAAACGCCATCGACGGCAATGCCTACCGCCCGTCGGACGTGATCACCAGCATGTCCGGCAAGACCATCGAGGTCGGCAATACCGACGCCGAAGGTCGCCTGATCCTGTGCGATGCGCTGACCTACGCCGAGCGCTTCAACCCTGAAGCGCTGGTGGACGTGGCCACGCTCACCGGCGCCTGCATGGTGGCGCTCGGCCACCAAACCGCCGGCCTGATGAGCAAGCACGACGACCTGGCCAATGAGCTGCTGGCCGCTGGCGAGCACGTGTTCGACCGCGCCTGGCGCCTGCCGCTGTGGGACGAGTACCAGGGCCTGCTGGATTCCACGTTCGCCGACGTCTACAACATCGGCGGCCGCTGGGGCGGTGCGATCACTGCCGGCTGCTTCCTGTCGCGCTTCACCGAAAACCAGCGCTGGGCGCATCTGGACATCGCTGGCGTGGCCAGCGACGAGGGCAAGCGCGGCATGGCGACCGGACGACCGGTGGGCTTGCTGACGCAGTGGTTGCTGGATCGCGCCGCAGGTGGGAATTGA
- the lptF gene encoding LPS export ABC transporter permease LptF, which translates to MPKLDRYLLSDFTQSFLATLIVLLVVSVGGVLVDILGNIADGRIPARLLLSQVGLQFVAYLPIILPLALMLGLLLALARLYRDSEMPVITAIGVGPRRMLRPMLMLVVPVVVVIGLCSLWLGPWANRTAETMLEDANRSVLMAGLESGKFTPLSGGGVVYLATISADGKGLGKVFMQRQKDDRIDVVTADRGAMFFEGKTDRFLRLEDGYRIEGPAAGDTLDYRLMKFASNDVALPDRTRGHDANDPEVMWTTQLLSDERPAARAQLHERLAPPLLALAFALLTLPLSRSAPRQQRYGRIMVAFLAYMVGTNLMIVGTQWIANGKTPAALGLWWLTLPLLAVAIWAYARDGRVRRPRAGA; encoded by the coding sequence ATGCCGAAGCTCGATCGATACCTGCTTAGCGATTTCACCCAGAGCTTCCTGGCCACCTTGATCGTGCTGCTGGTCGTCAGCGTGGGCGGTGTGCTGGTGGATATCCTCGGCAACATCGCCGATGGCCGCATCCCGGCACGCTTGCTGCTGTCCCAGGTTGGCCTGCAGTTCGTGGCCTATTTGCCCATCATCCTGCCGCTTGCGCTCATGCTCGGCCTGCTGCTGGCACTGGCGCGCCTGTACCGCGATTCAGAAATGCCCGTCATAACCGCCATCGGCGTTGGCCCGCGGCGCATGTTGCGGCCAATGTTGATGCTGGTGGTGCCAGTCGTGGTGGTGATCGGGCTGTGCTCGCTGTGGCTGGGTCCCTGGGCCAACCGTACCGCCGAGACGATGCTGGAAGACGCCAACCGCAGCGTGCTGATGGCCGGCCTGGAGTCGGGCAAGTTCACGCCGCTGTCCGGTGGCGGGGTGGTCTACCTGGCGACGATTTCCGCCGACGGCAAGGGCCTGGGCAAGGTCTTCATGCAGCGCCAGAAGGACGACCGCATCGATGTGGTCACCGCCGATCGCGGCGCGATGTTCTTCGAAGGCAAGACCGACCGTTTCCTGCGCCTGGAGGACGGCTACCGCATCGAAGGCCCGGCTGCCGGCGACACCCTGGACTACCGGCTGATGAAGTTCGCCAGCAACGATGTGGCCTTACCTGATCGCACCCGCGGACACGACGCCAACGATCCGGAAGTGATGTGGACGACACAGTTGCTCTCCGACGAGCGCCCGGCCGCGCGTGCGCAGCTGCATGAGCGCCTGGCGCCGCCGCTGCTGGCGCTGGCGTTCGCGCTGCTGACCCTGCCGTTGTCGCGCAGCGCGCCGCGCCAGCAGCGCTACGGTCGGATCATGGTGGCCTTCCTGGCCTACATGGTCGGCACCAATCTGATGATCGTCGGTACTCAGTGGATCGCCAACGGCAAGACCCCTGCTGCGCTGGGTCTGTGGTGGCTGACGCTGCCACTGCTGGCGGTGGCGATCTGGGCGTATGCGCGCGATGGCCGCGTGCGTCGGCCGAGGGCAGGCGCATGA
- the lptG gene encoding LPS export ABC transporter permease LptG, producing MRLMPRVHDVYVGRVVLFTVLLTWSVLLGLDLVNAFASEAKNIGQGSYSFGHAVAYVAYTVPRRAYTLFPTAAVIGALMGLGQLAATSELTALRALGVSRKRMSASVVAAMALLTVGMVISGETVGPWAQNQADTLKTTARYNSNMAASRYSGLWAREGDTFLNALSGEEKLLDGGGTALDLHDVRLYHLDPGGRLQQLTYAAVAEHRSGTWTLRNVRRDTFQERSVQRETFPELPWQSQLSPAALAAGLAKPRNLSAHDLEQSIEYRRRNGLDARDYEDQYWSRWFYPLNVLALCMAAIPFSFGSLRSGGLGKRLFLGILFALGFWLLQLFFGRMAGALKLDYRIAYALPPMVMMGVSAWLFRRRSS from the coding sequence ATGAGGCTGATGCCGCGAGTACACGATGTGTACGTCGGCCGCGTGGTGTTGTTCACCGTGCTGCTGACCTGGTCGGTATTGCTGGGCCTGGACCTGGTCAACGCCTTCGCCAGCGAGGCCAAGAACATCGGCCAGGGCAGCTATAGCTTCGGTCATGCGGTGGCTTACGTGGCCTACACCGTGCCGCGCCGGGCCTATACCTTGTTTCCCACGGCCGCAGTGATCGGCGCGCTAATGGGCCTGGGCCAGTTGGCAGCGACGTCCGAATTGACCGCCTTGCGCGCACTGGGCGTGTCGCGCAAGCGCATGTCAGCTTCGGTAGTTGCGGCGATGGCGCTGCTGACCGTCGGCATGGTGATCAGTGGCGAGACTGTGGGCCCCTGGGCGCAAAACCAGGCCGACACGCTGAAAACCACCGCCCGCTACAACAGCAATATGGCGGCGTCGCGCTATTCCGGCCTGTGGGCGCGAGAGGGCGACACCTTCCTCAATGCGCTGAGCGGCGAAGAAAAGCTGCTCGACGGCGGCGGCACCGCGTTGGATCTGCACGATGTGCGGTTGTACCACCTCGATCCAGGCGGCCGTCTGCAGCAGCTGACCTATGCGGCCGTTGCCGAGCACCGCAGTGGCACTTGGACGCTGCGGAACGTGCGCCGCGATACCTTCCAGGAACGCTCGGTGCAGCGCGAAACCTTCCCTGAGCTACCGTGGCAATCGCAGCTGAGCCCGGCAGCGCTGGCAGCCGGCCTGGCCAAGCCGCGTAATCTGTCCGCGCACGATCTGGAACAGAGCATCGAATACCGTCGCCGCAATGGGCTGGATGCGCGCGATTACGAGGATCAGTACTGGAGCCGCTGGTTTTATCCGCTCAACGTGCTGGCATTGTGCATGGCGGCGATCCCGTTCTCCTTCGGGTCGCTGCGCAGCGGCGGGCTGGGTAAGCGCCTGTTCCTTGGCATCCTGTTCGCGCTCGGGTTCTGGCTGCTGCAGCTGTTCTTCGGCCGCATGGCCGGCGCGCTCAAGCTCGATTACCGCATCGCCTACGCGCTGCCGCCGATGGTGATGATGGGCGTGTCGGCGTGGTTGTTCCGGCGGCGCAGTAGCTAG
- a CDS encoding RDD family protein → MTSLPSPCVVRAPALVGWRLLAMCYDVWPVLALSMLISAAFTLAFTLAGHPARQNIAPFSGWQWLLWLCCWIAAGVYATLSWRHGGQTLGMRPWRLSLIGPQASWRTLWIRYAVGTLSLALAGAGFWWAWVDRGGLAWHDRASGTQLRRIPKPKT, encoded by the coding sequence ATGACCTCGCTCCCCTCGCCTTGCGTTGTACGCGCTCCTGCCCTGGTGGGCTGGCGACTGCTGGCCATGTGCTACGACGTTTGGCCGGTGCTGGCGCTATCGATGTTGATTTCCGCCGCCTTCACGCTGGCCTTCACGCTTGCCGGGCACCCGGCACGCCAGAACATCGCCCCTTTCAGCGGCTGGCAATGGCTGCTGTGGCTGTGCTGCTGGATCGCCGCCGGCGTGTATGCCACCTTGAGCTGGCGCCACGGCGGCCAGACCCTGGGCATGCGCCCGTGGCGGTTGTCGTTGATCGGCCCGCAAGCTTCATGGCGCACGCTGTGGATACGCTACGCGGTCGGCACTTTGTCGCTGGCCTTGGCAGGCGCAGGGTTCTGGTGGGCCTGGGTGGATCGCGGTGGACTGGCGTGGCACGACCGAGCCAGTGGGACGCAGTTGCGGAGAATTCCCAAACCGAAGACCTAA
- the xerD gene encoding site-specific tyrosine recombinase XerD: MFYAGAMSASSPAERRQIVQQLPPVQAADAATIERFVDRFWAEQGVARQTLDSYRRDLEGLARWRDGAGGGLLGLDRATLFDYLRWRSQAHYSPRSTARLLSTLRAFYGLCLRDGVRSDDPTALIDPPHLPRSLPKALTESQIEALLAAPDIGTPLGLRDRAMLELMYAAGLRVSELVNLPAVGVNLRQGVLRVIGKGSKDRLVPLGEESQHWLERYLRDARALLAEHKPVAPVDGQVPLFIDATRRPLSRQRFWALVKRYAAVAGIDPATVSPHGLRHSFATHLLNHGADLRALQMLLGHSSLSTTQIYTLVARQHLQKLHATHHPRG; this comes from the coding sequence ATGTTCTATGCTGGTGCGATGTCTGCCAGCAGTCCCGCCGAACGCCGTCAGATTGTCCAACAACTGCCACCAGTGCAGGCAGCCGATGCCGCCACCATCGAGCGCTTTGTCGACCGTTTCTGGGCCGAGCAAGGCGTGGCGCGGCAGACCTTGGACAGTTATCGGCGCGACCTGGAAGGGCTGGCGCGCTGGCGCGACGGTGCCGGCGGCGGGTTGCTCGGCCTTGATCGTGCGACGTTGTTCGATTATCTGCGCTGGCGCTCGCAGGCTCATTACTCCCCGCGCAGCACTGCCCGGCTGCTGTCGACCTTGCGCGCGTTCTACGGACTGTGTCTGCGCGACGGGGTGCGCAGCGACGATCCGACCGCGCTGATCGATCCGCCCCACTTGCCGCGTTCGCTGCCCAAAGCACTGACCGAAAGCCAGATCGAGGCGCTGTTGGCGGCGCCCGACATCGGCACCCCGCTGGGCCTGCGCGACCGCGCCATGCTGGAGTTGATGTATGCCGCCGGCCTGCGCGTCAGCGAACTGGTCAATCTGCCGGCGGTGGGGGTCAACCTGCGTCAAGGCGTGCTGCGGGTGATCGGCAAGGGCAGCAAGGATCGGCTGGTGCCGCTAGGCGAGGAATCCCAGCATTGGCTCGAGCGTTATTTACGCGATGCGCGCGCACTGCTGGCCGAGCACAAGCCGGTGGCGCCGGTGGACGGGCAGGTGCCGCTGTTCATCGATGCCACGCGTAGGCCGCTCAGCCGTCAGAGGTTCTGGGCATTGGTCAAACGCTACGCAGCCGTGGCCGGCATCGACCCGGCCACCGTCAGCCCGCACGGGCTGCGCCACAGCTTCGCCACCCATCTGCTCAATCACGGCGCCGATCTGCGCGCGCTGCAGATGCTGCTCGGTCACAGTTCGCTGTCGACCACCCAGATCTACACGCTGGTGGCGCGGCAACACCTGCAGAAGCTGCACGCCACGCATCATCCGCGCGGGTAA